The Syntrophales bacterium DNA window TGTCCGGATAGGAAACCCAATATGGTGACGGTATAATAACCTCATCCCCCTCTTCGAAAAGGGCCTGCGCAAGGTTGTAGAGGGTATCCTTTGCCCCACAGGAAACCACTATCTGCGACCTATTGTATGTCAATTTGTTATCGAGCTTAAACTTATTTATAATGGCATCTTTAAGCTCATCTATACCACCTGAAGGTGTATACTTGGTAAAACCTTCATCTATTGCCTTTATAGCCGCCTGTTTAATATTGGAAGGTGTATCAAAATCCGGTTCACCGGCGCCGAAACCTATTACATCTCTCCCCTCTGCCCGCAACGCTTTTGCCTTCACAGTAATTGCAAGCGTTGGTGATGGTTTTACTTTTCCTACTCTTGATGCCAATTTCATTTTGAATATTTCTCCTGTAATTTTTTGCAAACAATCTCCGGAACTACTCCATCCACAGAGCCTCCGAGGCTTGCCACCTCTTTTATAAGTTTAGAACTTGCATAAAACCACTTATATCCCGTCATTAGAAATACCGTCTCTATTTCCCTGTCCAGTCTCCTGTTCATAATAGCCATCTGGAACTCATATTCAAAATCTGATACTGCCCTTAAACCCCTCAAAATAACATCTGCACCTTCTTTTTTTACATAATCAACAAGAAGTCCTGAAAAGCTGTCAATCCTGATTCTTGGATTATCACCTATTACCGCCTTTATCATATCAATTCTTTCCTCAACAGAAAAAAGGAAAGCTTTATCAGGATTATAAGAAATCAGAATGATAAGTTCATCAATAATCAGGAGTCCCCTCCTCATTATGTCAAGATGTCCGTTAGTAATAGGATCAAACGAACCGGGATAAACAGCTATCTTTTTCATAATTCCCTTTCCTCTTGTTCAGCAGTTTAATCTGAATCTCCCTGCAGCAAGCTGCATGGAATCATCGAAATGTTAAGGAATAATTCCATTATATTCGCTCGCTGTGCATTTTCAAAAAAGAAACCATTGTATCGCTATATCTTTTCTGATCCATTAGAGCAAATTCATCAGCATTCCAGTCCGATTCTTCTCTACAGGAATGCTGGATGACAATAATGCCGTCTTCGGAAACCAGACTGCCGCTACCTAATAAACACAAAGTTTCCTTTATAAAACCCCTTTCATAGGGTGGATCGGCAAATATGACATCGAACTGTTCTTTTTTTTTGTTCAACAGTTTGACACCATCTCTAACAGACGCGGATATTATTTCATGCTTATTATTAAAACCGCACACGCTCAAATTTTTTTTGATTGTCTCAATCGAAAAGCGATTTACTTCAACAAATACAACTTTTACAGCTCCCCTGCTCATCGCCTCCAGGCCAATACTCCCCGTTCCGGCAAAGAGATCAAGAAACGTCTTTCCTTCCATTGG harbors:
- the coaD gene encoding pantetheine-phosphate adenylyltransferase, with translation MKKIAVYPGSFDPITNGHLDIMRRGLLIIDELIILISYNPDKAFLFSVEERIDMIKAVIGDNPRIRIDSFSGLLVDYVKKEGADVILRGLRAVSDFEYEFQMAIMNRRLDREIETVFLMTGYKWFYASSKLIKEVASLGGSVDGVVPEIVCKKLQEKYSK
- the rsmD gene encoding 16S rRNA (guanine(966)-N(2))-methyltransferase RsmD, with amino-acid sequence MRIIGGQAKGRRIFVPKGHIRPTSDMIKEALFNILPPMEGKTFLDLFAGTGSIGLEAMSRGAVKVVFVEVNRFSIETIKKNLSVCGFNNKHEIISASVRDGVKLLNKKKEQFDVIFADPPYERGFIKETLCLLGSGSLVSEDGIIVIQHSCREESDWNADEFALMDQKRYSDTMVSFLKMHSERI